One window of Robiginitalea biformata HTCC2501 genomic DNA carries:
- a CDS encoding cytochrome c3 family protein, which produces MKKVPNRHPFPAIFGFCLVVSLLFSPTLSAQDDAAAQEPAAEASAAAGGEEGPCGPGDAANGKQLFNQNCAACHALDRRMTGPALANVAVRLTEEEGLDCEWIYSWIRNSAGKIASGDAYANEIYAEYNQAAMTAFPTLSDQDIADILAYTEAPPPAPATAAAPAAGQAAGGGSGSGLSNDLVLGALLLVFGILVVMLVLVNKTLRRIAEASGVVLEREKAQKGTPIWKAFAQNQFLVLVTVIFLMLGAAYFAYGWMMQVGVDQGYQPIQPIHYSHKIHAGDNGIECKYCHSSARKSKHSGIPSLNVCMNCHKSIYEYTGNPEGPSAEDLAKGYTNEFYTGEIKKLYAAVGWDEETQSYTGESQPVEWVRIHNLPDFVYFNHSQHVEVGQIQCQTCHGPVEEMEIMYQDAPLTMGWCINCHRETNVRMEGNDYYEKIHEELARKYGVEQVTAAQMGGLECGKCHY; this is translated from the coding sequence ATGAAAAAGGTTCCGAACCGCCATCCGTTTCCTGCTATTTTTGGTTTTTGTTTAGTAGTTTCTCTGCTCTTTTCACCTACACTTTCCGCCCAGGATGATGCGGCGGCCCAAGAGCCGGCAGCCGAGGCTTCGGCTGCAGCCGGTGGGGAGGAAGGGCCCTGCGGCCCCGGGGATGCTGCCAACGGAAAACAATTGTTTAACCAGAACTGCGCAGCGTGCCACGCCCTGGACCGCCGTATGACGGGGCCGGCCCTGGCAAACGTCGCCGTTCGCCTCACCGAGGAGGAAGGCCTGGACTGCGAGTGGATCTACTCCTGGATCCGGAACAGTGCCGGGAAGATTGCTTCCGGCGATGCCTACGCCAACGAAATTTACGCGGAATACAACCAGGCGGCCATGACGGCCTTCCCGACCCTGAGCGATCAGGATATTGCGGATATCCTGGCATACACCGAGGCGCCGCCTCCCGCCCCTGCCACAGCTGCAGCGCCAGCGGCCGGCCAGGCTGCCGGGGGAGGGTCCGGTTCCGGCCTGTCCAACGATTTGGTGCTGGGGGCGCTGTTACTCGTATTCGGGATCCTCGTGGTGATGCTCGTTTTGGTCAACAAGACGCTGCGCCGTATTGCGGAAGCCAGCGGCGTGGTCCTCGAGAGGGAGAAGGCGCAAAAAGGGACGCCTATCTGGAAAGCCTTTGCACAGAACCAGTTCCTGGTCCTGGTAACGGTCATCTTCCTGATGCTCGGCGCTGCCTATTTTGCCTACGGCTGGATGATGCAGGTGGGCGTGGACCAGGGCTACCAGCCCATCCAACCCATCCACTACTCGCACAAGATCCACGCCGGGGATAACGGTATTGAATGTAAGTACTGCCACTCTTCCGCCCGGAAATCGAAGCACTCTGGAATTCCTTCCCTGAATGTGTGCATGAACTGTCACAAGTCTATTTACGAGTACACGGGCAACCCGGAAGGGCCGTCTGCGGAAGACCTGGCCAAGGGGTATACCAACGAATTCTACACGGGCGAAATCAAGAAATTGTACGCCGCCGTGGGTTGGGACGAGGAAACCCAGAGCTATACGGGCGAGAGTCAGCCTGTGGAGTGGGTCCGCATCCATAACCTGCCGGACTTCGTCTACTTTAACCACTCCCAGCACGTAGAAGTGGGTCAGATCCAGTGCCAGACCTGCCACGGCCCCGTGGAGGAAATGGAAATCATGTACCAGGATGCCCCGCTCACTATGGGGTGGTGCATCAACTGCCACCGGGAGACCAACGTCCGTATGGAGGGGAACGACTACTACGAGAAAATTCACGAGGAGCTTGCCAGGAAGTATGGTGTGGAACAGGTTACAGCGGCCCAGATGGGCGGCCTGGAATGCGGCAAGTGCCACTATTAA
- the rimP gene encoding ribosome assembly cofactor RimP produces MDSNRLEKRVSELLDEALAGRPELFLIDLKVNPDQSIQVTLDGDEGISLQDCMDISRAVEHSLDRDEFNFSLEVGSAGATAPLLMPRQYRKHIGRKLAVRRAGKEVQGTLTAADDKDITLSWKAREPKPVGKGKHTVRKEETIPHSEIEQAKVVLKF; encoded by the coding sequence ATGGATAGCAATCGATTGGAAAAACGGGTGAGCGAACTGCTCGACGAGGCCCTCGCGGGCCGGCCGGAATTGTTTTTGATCGACCTGAAAGTCAACCCGGACCAGTCTATACAGGTAACCCTCGACGGGGATGAAGGCATCAGCCTCCAGGACTGCATGGATATCAGCCGGGCCGTGGAACACTCCCTGGACAGGGACGAATTCAATTTTTCGCTGGAAGTCGGATCTGCGGGGGCTACGGCTCCCTTGCTGATGCCCCGGCAGTACCGGAAGCACATCGGCCGCAAGCTGGCTGTACGCCGGGCCGGGAAGGAGGTGCAGGGCACCCTGACGGCCGCGGATGACAAGGACATTACCCTGAGCTGGAAAGCGCGGGAACCCAAGCCGGTTGGCAAGGGGAAACATACCGTTCGGAAGGAGGAAACCATTCCGCATTCCGAAATCGAACAGGCAAAAGTTGTTTTAAAATTTTAA
- a CDS encoding SPOR domain-containing protein yields the protein MRNRFAPLLILLMSTAGLFAQSGRVTIEQDPEIGRLLEIYTKSNSETDFYTIQVGFGSYSLAEELKDEVEQEFPQWTAKIVFDSPTYRVQVGRFRERLEAEREFREVRKKFPGALLLRPGDR from the coding sequence ATGAGAAACCGGTTCGCCCCCCTGTTGATCCTCCTGATGTCAACTGCCGGGCTCTTTGCCCAAAGCGGCCGGGTCACTATCGAACAGGACCCGGAAATAGGCAGGTTGCTCGAAATCTACACCAAAAGCAACAGCGAGACGGATTTCTACACCATCCAAGTGGGTTTCGGCTCCTATTCCCTGGCCGAGGAACTCAAGGACGAAGTGGAGCAGGAATTTCCCCAGTGGACAGCCAAGATCGTATTTGATTCCCCCACCTACCGGGTGCAAGTGGGTCGATTCCGGGAGCGGCTTGAAGCCGAGCGCGAATTCCGGGAAGTCCGCAAGAAGTTTCCCGGGGCCCTGCTGCTAAGGCCTGGAGATCGGTAA
- the nusA gene encoding transcription termination factor NusA has product MENLALIESFSEFKDDKFIDRVTLMAILEEVFRAALKRKFGSDDNFDIIINPDKGDLEIWRNRVVVPDGEVEEPNEEISLSEARKIEPDFEVGEDVSEEVKLIDLGRRSILALRQNLIAKIHEHDNTTIYKQFKDLEGEIYTAEVHHIRHKAIILLDDEGNELIMPKEKQIPSDFFRKGDNVRGIIESVELKGNKPLIIMSRTSPKFLEQLFHQEIPEVFDGLITIKKAVRIPGEKAKVAVDSYDDRIDPVGACVGMKGSRIHGIVRELGNENIDVINWTNNPQLMVTRSLSPARVTQVKLNDENMTAQVYLKPEEVSKAIGRGGHNIRLAGQLTGYEIDVYREGVEEDVELTEFRDEIEEWIIMELRKIGLDTARAVLEQDVEDLVKRTDLEEETILDVIRILKEEFED; this is encoded by the coding sequence ATGGAAAATCTCGCATTGATCGAATCATTCTCCGAGTTCAAGGACGACAAGTTCATTGACCGGGTAACGCTAATGGCCATCCTGGAGGAGGTATTCCGGGCGGCTCTGAAGCGCAAGTTTGGCTCCGATGACAATTTTGACATCATCATTAACCCCGACAAGGGGGACCTCGAAATCTGGCGGAACCGCGTGGTGGTACCGGATGGGGAAGTAGAAGAGCCCAACGAGGAGATCTCCCTTTCCGAAGCCCGCAAGATCGAGCCCGATTTTGAGGTGGGGGAAGACGTTTCGGAAGAAGTGAAGCTCATCGACCTGGGGCGGCGCTCCATCCTGGCCCTCCGCCAGAACCTGATCGCCAAGATCCACGAGCACGACAATACGACCATCTACAAGCAGTTCAAGGACCTGGAAGGCGAAATTTACACCGCCGAGGTTCACCACATCCGCCACAAGGCGATTATCCTGCTGGACGATGAGGGGAACGAACTGATTATGCCCAAGGAGAAACAGATCCCTTCCGACTTTTTCCGCAAGGGGGACAATGTCCGCGGGATCATCGAGAGCGTGGAGCTCAAGGGCAACAAGCCGCTGATCATCATGTCGCGCACCTCGCCCAAGTTCCTCGAGCAGCTCTTCCACCAGGAGATCCCCGAGGTATTCGACGGGCTCATCACCATCAAGAAGGCGGTCCGGATACCGGGCGAGAAGGCCAAGGTGGCAGTGGATTCCTACGACGACCGGATCGACCCGGTGGGTGCCTGCGTGGGGATGAAGGGTTCCCGCATCCACGGGATTGTCCGCGAGCTGGGCAACGAGAACATCGACGTGATCAACTGGACGAACAACCCCCAGCTCATGGTCACCCGGTCCCTGAGCCCGGCCCGCGTTACCCAGGTAAAGCTGAACGATGAGAACATGACGGCCCAGGTGTACCTGAAGCCGGAGGAGGTTTCCAAGGCCATCGGCCGCGGGGGCCACAACATCCGCCTGGCCGGCCAGCTGACCGGTTACGAGATCGACGTGTACCGCGAGGGCGTGGAGGAGGATGTGGAGCTCACCGAGTTCCGGGACGAGATCGAGGAGTGGATTATTATGGAGCTCCGGAAAATTGGCCTGGACACGGCCCGCGCCGTGCTCGAACAGGACGTGGAAGACCTGGTGAAACGCACCGATTTGGAGGAGGAAACCATTTTGGATGTGATCCGGATCCTCAAAGAAGAATTTGAAGATTAA
- a CDS encoding cation:proton antiporter domain-containing protein, protein MEIFTSYNLIIAASVVLILSFWFNGLAKRTSIPSVLMLIVLGVVIQYGLKLFGASLPDLFGALEVLGIIGLIMIVLEAALELELRRDKVWPILKALFIALAGLLASTWVAALILEALVPGMDTASAWLYATPLSILSSAIIIPSVGGLSPDKKEFHIYESTFSDIAGIILFYFLAGQLNPAEAVGPAGFAGTILLTVVIALAASYGIILIFQGIKSQAKQFLLIAVLLLLYAIGKKLHLSSLIIILVFGLVIANMKLFFAGPLRKHLNEERARQIYHELHIITLETAFVVRTFFFVVFGLTIVLSSLLSIRVLLISLLVLASIYAIRFILLRPIFGRDYTPQLFIAPRGLITVLLFYAIPPEAQVAGFDPGILLFIIIGTSLVMTWAMIRDKQKPATLLDEIDEEYDLLDEAYDSEDALESDPSSDSAREDDAARGDHPAGSRPADGNGGTGPKNPPPNH, encoded by the coding sequence ATGGAAATTTTCACCTCCTACAACCTGATCATCGCCGCATCGGTGGTCCTGATCCTCTCCTTCTGGTTCAATGGCCTCGCAAAGCGTACGAGCATCCCCTCCGTTTTGATGCTCATCGTCCTCGGGGTGGTCATCCAGTACGGGCTCAAGCTATTCGGCGCCTCTCTGCCGGACCTCTTCGGGGCCCTGGAAGTGCTCGGCATCATCGGCCTGATCATGATCGTTCTGGAAGCCGCCCTGGAACTCGAACTCCGGCGGGATAAGGTTTGGCCCATCCTCAAGGCGCTGTTTATCGCCCTGGCCGGGCTGCTGGCATCCACCTGGGTGGCCGCCCTGATCCTCGAAGCCCTGGTACCCGGCATGGATACCGCTTCGGCCTGGTTGTACGCCACCCCCCTGTCCATCCTCTCGAGTGCCATTATCATCCCGAGCGTCGGGGGCCTTTCGCCGGACAAAAAGGAATTCCATATTTACGAAAGCACGTTTTCGGATATCGCGGGGATCATCCTTTTCTATTTCCTGGCCGGGCAGCTGAACCCGGCAGAGGCGGTGGGCCCGGCGGGCTTTGCGGGCACCATCCTGCTCACCGTGGTGATTGCCCTGGCGGCCAGTTACGGCATCATCCTGATCTTCCAGGGCATCAAGAGCCAGGCCAAGCAATTCCTGCTTATCGCCGTGTTATTGTTGCTCTACGCCATCGGGAAGAAACTCCACCTGAGTTCCCTGATCATCATCCTGGTTTTTGGCCTGGTCATCGCCAATATGAAGTTGTTCTTTGCGGGCCCCTTGCGGAAACACCTCAACGAGGAGCGCGCCCGGCAGATTTACCACGAACTCCATATCATCACCCTGGAAACCGCTTTTGTGGTGCGGACTTTCTTTTTTGTGGTCTTTGGCCTCACCATCGTTTTGTCGTCCCTGCTCAGCATCCGCGTTTTGCTCATCAGCCTCCTGGTCCTGGCGTCCATCTACGCCATCCGCTTTATACTGCTCCGGCCCATTTTCGGCAGGGACTACACCCCCCAGTTGTTCATTGCGCCCCGCGGCCTGATTACCGTCCTGCTCTTTTATGCCATCCCCCCCGAGGCGCAGGTGGCCGGCTTTGACCCGGGCATCCTGCTGTTCATCATCATCGGCACCAGCCTGGTAATGACCTGGGCGATGATCCGGGACAAGCAAAAGCCCGCCACGCTCCTGGATGAAATCGACGAGGAATACGACCTGCTGGACGAGGCATATGATTCAGAGGATGCACTTGAATCCGACCCGTCTTCCGATTCGGCCAGGGAGGACGATGCAGCCAGGGGGGATCATCCGGCAGGCAGCAGGCCGGCGGATGGCAACGGGGGCACCGGACCAAAAAATCCTCCGCCAAACCATTGA
- a CDS encoding VIT1/CCC1 transporter family protein, with translation MKSSFLKKHEAYLSEFVYGGMDGCVTTFAVVAGSVGASLDSAVIIILGFANLIADGFAMSVGAYLSHNTARDNRLKLQATENPAAGQTPAGVPDPEPGKSALRIGGVTFASFLAIGLVPLLVYVVDYLYPLDVNHFLVACILTGIGFLFIGLLKAYVNRTRMLRAVVEVLALGAAAAIVAYYVGDLLERLISG, from the coding sequence ATGAAATCTTCCTTCCTCAAAAAACACGAAGCCTACCTGAGTGAATTTGTCTATGGCGGCATGGACGGGTGCGTGACCACCTTTGCCGTGGTCGCCGGCTCGGTGGGGGCCAGCCTGGACAGCGCCGTGATCATCATCCTGGGCTTTGCCAACCTGATCGCCGACGGCTTTGCCATGTCGGTGGGCGCCTACCTCTCGCACAATACGGCACGGGACAACCGGCTGAAACTCCAGGCTACGGAAAACCCCGCAGCCGGGCAAACCCCGGCAGGTGTGCCGGACCCCGAGCCCGGGAAATCCGCCCTCCGTATCGGGGGGGTGACGTTTGCCTCCTTCCTCGCCATCGGCCTGGTGCCCCTGCTGGTCTATGTGGTGGACTATTTGTACCCCCTGGACGTAAACCACTTCCTGGTGGCCTGCATCCTCACGGGGATCGGTTTCCTCTTTATCGGCCTGCTCAAGGCCTATGTAAACCGCACCCGCATGCTCCGCGCCGTTGTAGAAGTCCTGGCCCTCGGCGCCGCGGCCGCGATTGTCGCCTACTACGTGGGGGATTTGCTGGAGCGGCTGATATCTGGGTGA
- the infB gene encoding translation initiation factor IF-2: MAENATIRLNKVLRELNISLDRAVDYLTSQGHEVEARPTTKISGEVYQVLLDEFRSDKSKKVASKEVGEEKRKEKEALRQQLEQEQEEKRLARERRQSRSEVVKAKADLAGPTQVGKIDLEETKKQGAPTKKEEPAVEKPAAETPGEAEKPAEAPAAKTQADEKPEAEKPAAEKPEVMETEYKKLSGPKIKDKIDLTQFEKKKKEKKDDGDRKRRRRRITSKTDSGGRGKAGGRKQRFAANKVEPTEEEVQKQVRETLEKLQGKSKKGKGAKYRRDKRDQHRQQTEKDLEAQELESKTLKVTEFVTVGEVATMMDVSTTDIISACMSLGIMVTMNQRLDAETLTIVAEEFGYEVEFVTAEIEESIEEEEDAPEDLQPRAPIVTVMGHVDHGKTSLLDYIREENVIAGESGGITQHIGAYGVSLENGQKIAFLDTPGHEAFTAMRARGAQVTDIAIIVIAADDDIMPQTKEAISHAQAAGVPIVFAINKVDKPTANPDKIKEGLANMNLLVEDWGGKIQSHDISAKTGQGVKELLEKVLLEAELLELKANPDKLASGTVVEAFLDKGRGYVSTVLVTAGTLHIGDYVLAGTCSGKVKAMQDERGKNVKSAGPSTPISILGLDGAPQAGDKFNVLEDEREAKQIASKRSQLLREQNVRTQRHITLDEIGRRIALGDFQELNIILKGDVDGSVEALSDSFQKLSTDEIQVNIIHKGVGAITESDVLLASASDAIIIGFNVRPMGNAREVADKEEIDIRMYSIIYDAINDVKDAMEGMLSPEIKEEVTGTAEIRETFKISKIGTIAGCMVTSGKVFRNSNIRLIRDGVVIFTGELASLKRFKDDVKEVSKGYDCGLQIKNYNDIKEGDVVEAFQEVAVKKTL, encoded by the coding sequence ATGGCAGAAAACGCAACCATAAGGCTTAACAAAGTCCTTAGAGAACTCAATATTTCGCTGGACAGGGCGGTAGACTACCTGACCTCTCAGGGGCATGAGGTAGAGGCCCGGCCTACGACCAAAATTTCCGGCGAGGTATACCAGGTTTTGCTGGATGAGTTCCGCTCGGACAAGAGCAAAAAGGTTGCCTCCAAGGAAGTAGGGGAGGAGAAGCGGAAGGAGAAGGAAGCGCTTCGTCAACAACTGGAACAGGAACAGGAAGAGAAGCGGCTGGCGCGGGAAAGGCGCCAATCGCGTTCTGAAGTCGTCAAGGCCAAGGCCGACCTGGCGGGCCCGACCCAGGTAGGTAAGATTGACCTGGAGGAGACCAAAAAACAGGGGGCGCCCACCAAGAAAGAGGAGCCTGCTGTTGAAAAGCCGGCTGCGGAGACGCCCGGGGAGGCAGAAAAGCCCGCAGAGGCGCCGGCGGCTAAAACCCAGGCCGACGAAAAGCCGGAGGCGGAAAAGCCCGCTGCCGAAAAGCCCGAGGTGATGGAGACCGAATACAAGAAACTCTCCGGCCCCAAGATCAAGGACAAGATCGACCTGACGCAGTTCGAGAAGAAAAAGAAAGAGAAGAAGGACGACGGCGACCGCAAACGCCGCCGCCGGAGGATCACCAGCAAAACGGATTCCGGGGGCCGCGGGAAAGCCGGGGGCCGGAAGCAGCGCTTTGCAGCCAACAAGGTAGAGCCTACCGAGGAGGAAGTGCAAAAGCAGGTTCGGGAAACCCTGGAGAAACTGCAGGGGAAATCCAAAAAAGGAAAGGGCGCGAAGTACCGCCGCGACAAGCGGGACCAGCACCGACAGCAGACCGAAAAGGACCTGGAGGCCCAGGAACTGGAAAGCAAAACCCTCAAGGTAACCGAATTCGTCACCGTTGGCGAAGTGGCCACCATGATGGACGTCTCCACCACCGATATTATTTCCGCCTGTATGTCCCTGGGCATCATGGTAACCATGAACCAGCGTCTCGACGCGGAAACCCTCACCATCGTAGCCGAGGAATTCGGCTATGAAGTGGAATTCGTAACCGCCGAGATCGAGGAATCGATCGAGGAAGAAGAGGATGCACCGGAAGACCTGCAGCCCCGGGCGCCCATCGTCACGGTGATGGGGCACGTGGACCACGGAAAAACGTCCCTGCTGGACTATATCCGGGAGGAGAATGTAATTGCCGGCGAGAGCGGGGGGATTACCCAACACATCGGGGCTTACGGCGTGAGCCTGGAGAACGGGCAGAAAATTGCCTTCCTGGATACGCCGGGTCACGAGGCCTTTACAGCCATGCGGGCCCGGGGGGCCCAGGTAACGGATATCGCGATTATCGTAATCGCGGCGGATGACGACATCATGCCGCAAACCAAGGAAGCCATAAGCCACGCCCAGGCGGCCGGGGTGCCCATCGTCTTTGCCATCAACAAGGTGGACAAGCCCACGGCCAACCCGGACAAGATCAAGGAAGGCCTGGCCAACATGAACCTGCTCGTGGAGGACTGGGGCGGTAAGATCCAGTCGCACGACATCTCGGCCAAAACCGGGCAGGGGGTTAAGGAACTCCTTGAAAAAGTATTGCTCGAGGCGGAACTCCTCGAACTCAAAGCCAACCCGGACAAACTCGCTTCGGGAACCGTGGTGGAAGCCTTCCTGGACAAGGGACGCGGCTACGTATCCACCGTTTTGGTAACTGCCGGGACCCTGCACATCGGGGACTATGTCCTGGCGGGGACCTGCAGCGGGAAGGTCAAGGCCATGCAGGACGAACGCGGCAAGAACGTAAAATCCGCAGGCCCATCAACACCCATATCCATCCTGGGTCTGGACGGCGCCCCCCAAGCCGGGGATAAATTCAACGTCCTGGAAGACGAGCGCGAGGCCAAGCAGATTGCTTCCAAGCGTTCCCAGCTCCTGCGCGAGCAGAACGTACGCACCCAGCGGCACATCACCCTGGACGAGATCGGAAGGCGGATTGCACTTGGAGATTTCCAGGAGCTCAACATCATCCTCAAGGGGGATGTGGACGGTTCGGTGGAAGCCCTGTCGGATTCCTTCCAGAAGTTGTCCACCGACGAGATCCAGGTGAATATCATCCACAAGGGCGTGGGCGCGATTACCGAATCGGACGTGCTGCTCGCCTCGGCTTCCGACGCCATCATCATCGGCTTCAACGTACGGCCCATGGGGAATGCGCGGGAGGTTGCCGACAAGGAGGAAATCGACATCCGGATGTATTCCATCATCTACGACGCCATCAACGACGTCAAGGATGCCATGGAGGGGATGCTCTCCCCCGAGATCAAGGAGGAAGTTACCGGTACCGCCGAAATCCGCGAGACCTTCAAGATCTCCAAAATCGGTACGATCGCCGGGTGTATGGTTACCAGCGGCAAGGTGTTCCGCAATTCCAATATCCGCCTGATTCGCGACGGCGTGGTGATCTTCACCGGGGAGCTCGCTTCCCTGAAGCGGTTTAAAGACGACGTGAAGGAAGTCTCCAAAGGATACGATTGCGGCCTGCAGATCAAGAACTACAACGACATCAAGGAAGGAGACGTTGTGGAGGCCTTCCAGGAGGTGGCGGTGAAGAAGACGCTGTAG